Proteins co-encoded in one Plectropomus leopardus isolate mb chromosome 14, YSFRI_Pleo_2.0, whole genome shotgun sequence genomic window:
- the ndufaf1 gene encoding complex I intermediate-associated protein 30, mitochondrial, translating into MSLPKISRLPSVKLLSSIHHQQLLLLRSVSPLSVPRRALYQGEYRRPGQTREKLSQPLKNFDFSKGLEGIKKHLALLKKEFSDRFVGPEGRPLSEHLLEQNRVVWEFRGPESLEQWTVSSDREIGGHSEAHLKLGKNNTTCFLYGTLNSTPPRDGETRYSGYCTLRSKQPLSSFDRKKHHDWTSFNTLHLRVRGDGRPWMINIATETYFSHQRDDIYNYFLYTRGGPYWQDVKIPFSKFFLTSRGRIQDTQHAIWLDKVNTVGFTLGDKADGPFQLEIDFIGVCKDYAHTEEFAYELHKRNPEV; encoded by the exons ATGTCTCTGCCAAAGATCTCCCGTCTCCCCTCAGTGAAGCTGCTGAGCTCCATCCAccaccagcagctgctgctcctccgctccgtctcccctctctctgtccccagAAGAGCTCTGTATCAGGGTGAATACAGACGACCCGGCCAGACCAGAGAAAAGCTCTCGCAGCCTCTAAAAAACTTTGACTTCTCAAAGGGTTTGGAAGGGATTAAGAAGCATCTCGCGCTGCTGAAGAAGGAGTTTTCGGACCGCTTTGTTGGTCCAGAGGGCAGGCCGCTCTCTGAGCACTTGCTGGAGCAGAACCGGGTGGTGTGGGAGTTCAGAGGTCCGGAGAGCCTGGAGCAGTGGACGGTGTCCTCAGATCGAGAGATAGGAGGCCATAGTGAAGCTCACTTGAAGCttggaaaaaacaacaccacCTGTTTTCTGTACGGGACTCTGAACTCGACTCCTCCAAGGGACGGAGAAACACGCTACAGTGGCTACTGCACCCTGCGCTCAAAGCAACCACTG TCATCATTCGATCGAAAAAAGCACCACGATTGGACCAGTTTCAACACCCTGCATTTGCGAGTGCGCGGCGACGGCCGTCCTTGGATGATCAACATCGCCACAGAAACATACTTCTCTCACCAAAGGGATGACATATACAATTATTTCCTGTATACCAGAGGAGGCCCCTACTGGCAAGATGTCAAG ATACCGTTCTCCAAGTTCTTCCTCACGAGTCGCGGGAGGATACAAGACACCCAGCATGCTATTTGGCTGGACAAG GTAAACACCGTTGGGTTCACCTTGGGGGATAAAGCAGACGGTCCGTTCCAGCTGGAGATCGATTTTATCGGCGTCTGCAAAGATTACGCACACACTGAGGAGTTTGCCTATGAGCTGCACAAAAGGAATCCTGAAGTTTGA
- the nusap1 gene encoding nucleolar and spindle-associated protein 1, translating into MIKQTRVCRFLLPKTGLNYHSNMDFDSMKYAELRSIAKEFGLKANMKADKLLKAVKQHYQEKNKEEEDQGQKKDFTAVAQDSAQENKDASCEEEVSSPAVFVNTRRGKGKRKISDTAPVTESDAKLPPCPAEGDTEVEVSSAPCGAKKRKVSSANDSDKGETEPPNEPQDTGSEKRPDIKDEAPVQGNAEKAPKASRGGKIPRYQGLQQKSKPLLKPITPNFKKLHEAHFNKMESIDSYVQRKTKQVESFRSSVKELKKLSEKTKLKQVDVKTQVKANQSRASMFSPVTLNKRPAEEKRRNTLLSASKAPPAKSAVKDDVPFRPSVLSTRRINVRFSEATHDNEYKKSLVKTPARMSLCVSSSTPQKQTTDEGKTNKTNTLSATKTGPFIFTGNMSTTTTPGTQKKSTFDLKASLSRPLTYKPHTGKLKPFVETKENTAANKSLIVNSHQKNYKQHQVQTRNDRRAKHAEDRKHKKENMLGARRGLVMM; encoded by the exons ATGATAAAGCAAACGCGTGTATGCCGATTTCTTCTCCCCAAAACCGGACTAAACTATCACAGCAACATGGATTTTGACTCCATGAAATACGCAGAGTTGAGGAGCATCGCAAAGGAGTTCGGTCTTAAAGCGAATATGAag GCCGATAAACTCCTGAAAGCGGTCAAACAGCATTATCAAGAAAAGAACAAGGAGGAAGAAGATCAG GGACAAAAGAAAGATTTTACCGCTGTAGCACAAGACAGTGCTCAGGAAAATAAAGATGCATCCTGCGAGGAAGAGGTTTCCAGCCCTGCTGTGTTTGTGAACACACGTCGAGgcaaaggaaagagaaagatcTCTGATACTGCACCAGTGACCGAGAGTGATGCTAAATTACCTCCATGTCCTGCAGAG GGTGACACTGAAGTGGAAGTGTCCAGTGCACCCTGTGGTGCTAAGAAGAGGAAGGTGTCCTCCGCTAACGATTCTGACAAAGGTGAAACTGAGCCTCCTAATGAGCCCCAGGACACTGGCAGTGAGAAACGGCCTGATATTAAGGATGAAGCACCTGTGCAAGGGAATGCAG AGAAAGCACCCAAAGCATCCAGAGGAGGTAAAATCCCTCGTTACCAGGGACTCCAGCAGAAGAGCAAGCCACTGTTGAAACCCATCACTCCTA ATTTCAAAAAACTCCACGAGGCACATTTTAACAAGATGGAGTCTATTGACTCCTATGTCCAGCGAAAGACCAAGCAGGTGGAGAGCTTCAGAAGTTCTGTTAAAGAACTGAAG AAGCTTTCTGAGAAAACTAAACTGAAGCAGGTTGACGTCAAAACTCAAGTG AAGGCCAATCAGAGTCGTGCTTCCATGTTCAGCCCGGTCACGCTGAATAAGAGACCAGCTGAGGAGAAACGCAGAAACACGTTGCTCTCGGCCAGTAAAGCTCCTCCTGCTAAATCTGCAGTGAAGGACGATGTTCCTTTCAGACCGTCTGTCCTTTCCACTCGCAGGATCAATGTCCG GTTCTCAGAGGCCACTCATGACAATGAGTATAAGAAGTCGCTGGTGAAGACTCCGGCACgcatgtcactgtgtgtgtcctcGAGCACCCCACAGAAACAGACCACTGACGAAGGAAAGACCAACAAGACTAACACTCTCTCTGCCACCAAAACAG GACCGTTCATTTTCACCGGCAACATGAGTACTACAACAACCCCGGGAACGCAGAAGAAGTCAACTTTTGACCTGAAGGCGAGTCTGTCTCGTCCACTCACCTACAAGCCTCATACAG gaAAACTGAAGCCGTTTgttgaaacaaaagaaaacacggCAGCAAACAAGTCGCTGATCGTGAACTCTCATcagaaaaactacaaacagCACCAAGTCCAGACCAG gAACGACCGGAGAGCAAAACACGCAGAAGACCGGAAGCACAAGAAAGAGAATATGCTCGGGGCAAGAAGAGGCCTCGTCatgatgtaa
- the oip5 gene encoding protein Mis18-beta — translation MEFNESLLIKRIHSDKIANYQQRMTLHCLQCNTVLGDSLGVCGEITFMDSVVCLRVTDDVVVCDSMDKGRKGEMANCIYSSLKCRSCCCAVGKVIHSAPSRLAVVRSMFLLHKANISCYILNCHSMVKASTLTFDMKPLRENMNKVRQQFEAQLDQMCRIKSRLMDRSVTSES, via the exons ATGGAATTTAACGAAAGTCTCTTAATTAAACGTATCCACTCTGATAAGATAGCAAACTACCAGCAGCGGATGACTCTTCACTGTCTACAATGTAACACTGTGTTGGGGGACTCCCTCGGTGTCTGCGGGGAGATTACATTTATGGACTCTGTCGTTTGTCTGA GAGTAACCGATGATGTGGTAGTCTGTGATTCAATGGACAAAGGACGTAAAGGGGAAATGGCTAATTg CATCTACAGTTCTCTAAAATGTCGCAGCTGCTGTTGTGCTGTGGGGAAAGTTATTCACTCTGCCCCGTCGCGTTTGGCTGTGGTTCGCTCCATGTTTCTCCTCCACAAAGCAAACATCAGCTG ttaCATCCTCAACTGTCACTCAATGGTGAAAGCATCCACACTCACATTTGACATGAAGCCCCTCAGAGAAAACATGAATAAG GTGAGACAGCAGTTTGAAGCACAGCTGGATCAGATGTGTCGCATTAAGAGCAGACTGATGGACAGGAGCGTTACCAGCGAATCATAA
- the chp1 gene encoding calcineurin B homologous protein 1 yields the protein MGSRASTLLREEEIEEIKKETGFSHSQITRLYSRFTSLDKGENGTLSREDFQRIPELAINPLGDRIINAFFPEGEDQVNFRGFMRTLAHFRPIEDNEKNKNAAASEPLNSRTNKLLFAFRLYDLDRDDKISRDELLQVLRMMVGVNISDEQLGSIADRTIQEADTNGDNSISFNEFIKVLEKVDVEQKMSIRFLH from the exons atgGGATCAAGAGCGTCCACGTTACTCCGAGAAGAGGAGATCGAAGAAATTAAGAAGGAGACTGGAT TCTCCCACAGTCAGATCACTCGCCTGTACAGCCGCTTCACCAGCCTGGATAAAGGAGAAAACGGCACCCTCAG TCGAGAAGATTTCCAAAGGATCCCGGAGTTGGCCATCAATCCTCTGGGAGACAGAATCATCAATGCGTTCTTCCCTGAGGG GGAGGATCAGGTAAACTTCAGGGGCTTCATGCGCACCTTGGCTCACTTCAGGCCGATCGAGGACAATGAGAAGAACAAGAACGCTGCAGCCAGCGAGCCTCTCAACAGCAGGACAAACAAGCTGCTCT ttgcTTTCCGTCTGTATGACCTGGACAGAGATGACAAAATCTCTCGGGATGAGCTGCTGCAG GTCTTACGGATGATGGTTGGTGTAAACATTTCAGATGAACAGCTTGGCAGCATCGCTGACAGGACCATACAGGAAGCTGACACAAATGGAGATAACTCCATTTCCTTCAATGAATTCATCAAG GTCTTGGAGAAGGTGGACGTGGAACAGAAAATGAGCATCCGGTTCCTACACTAA